Proteins encoded in a region of the Pocillopora verrucosa isolate sample1 chromosome 11, ASM3666991v2, whole genome shotgun sequence genome:
- the LOC131781491 gene encoding uncharacterized protein has protein sequence MKRGQERAVLKLFLLTIILQLSSFEVVNQTDVKEFIIERRGGGKYDLFMLNYKNGSYCIEDANKVNDWCNTLKASFDKTVTTNGKSCGCSCSYEFPTFLPSNQSCINGNQAQRLGGCSDYILFNSWSPNNLLSKEVNLSVANSEKFVLSSSRDKCSVISGHFFDYNGFHGEWKSIHDQIFGFHQLKLQWKADKNGTLSGRIIRLNVTCYNTRSSHPRSPFTCCMLFKALGTVTYYAPSKTSSVHTVPTASSSHTPSSSYLSSPSLQLPQSTQTSSLSPMPQSSSLSPMPQSSSPPSPSPSLGATTQSTATHTGKFSSFVSTHIETRSLQTMLALHSSGPILLSTSTAELESSLPVNSGEISNQVVNTGIPKSSVSTGEPNYSETSELPTTESSLPTRDVPGDKEARKGGKDKGVAIGAGVGGAVIFGIIVIGLIIVFCKRRRLRESTEKIEELHVGVKNPVYEKPQDDIQMERHGEKATTFSGKDSQPTYMELVDNRGHESYGAVYSTADENYDNSSVYQGLDKNTPAAPPVYQSLQNNQPSTKKPMPKQKISNAEKPEKPSVPSDPVYNVLEESHTKQGNTSEAIYNVLEGPDPGHDTSGNIQDPVYNVLDGPDAGQTYEAPDVGVQQDPLYNVLEVPESKQEHQEPLYNVLESADTENAPSRQDGSYDGAVSEPLYNVLDGADSSGANSSGAEYAAPNRHLSADGHDNPAYEQTLEFGAPHALVHSPGSERESLYEPLKGSDRQDVYELLHKKGK, from the exons ATGAAAAGAGGACAAGAAAGAGCTGTGCTGAAGctgtttttgttgacaataaTCCTCCAGCTGTCAAGTTTCGAGGTCGTCAATCAAACAGATGTTAAGGAATTTATCATAGAGAGAAGAGGTGGTGGTAAATACGATTTGTTCATGTTGAATTATAAGAATGGATCTTACTGCATTGAGGATGCTAACAAGGTCAATGACTGGTGCAACACTCTGAAAGCAAGCTTCGATAAGACGGTGACCACAAATGGCAAGTCTTGCGGTTGCTCTTGCTCTTACGAGTTTCCGACATTCCTGCCTTCAAATCAAAGTTGTATCAATGGAAACCAAGCTCAAAGATTAGGAG gATGTTCAGACTATATACTTTTTAATAGTTGGTCACCAAACAATCTGTTGTCTAAAGAGGTAAATCTTTCAGTGGCAAACTCAGAGAAATTTGTACTCTCCTCATCTAGAGATAAATGCTCTGTAATCAGTGGACACTTCTTTGATTACAATGGCTTCCATGGTGAATGGAAAAGTATACATGACCAGATATTTGGTTTTCACCAATTGAAGCTTCAG TGGAAAGCAGACAAGAATGGCACACTCTCTGGCAGGATCATCCGTCTTAATGTTACTTGCTATAATACCAGAAGTTCACATCCCAGGTCACCATTCACATGTTGCATGCTTTTCAAGGCATTAGGGACTGTGACAT ATTATGCCCCATCAAAGACAAGTTCAGTACATACTGTTCCAACTGCTTCGAGTTCTCACACtccatcatcatcatatttGTCTTCACCATCTCTTCAATTACCACAATCAACACAAACATCCTCATTGTCACCAATGCCacaatcatcatcattgtcaccAATGCCACAATCATCATCGCCACCATCACCTTCTCCTTCATTGGGTGCTACCACACAAAGTACCGCAACTCACACAggcaaattttcatcatttgtaTCAACACACATTGAAACCAGGTCACTTCAAACAATGCTGGCCTTACATTCATCTGGACCAATTCTGCTGTCAACATCAACAGCTGAACTGGAAAGCTCCTTGCCAGTCAATTCAGGAGAAATTTCTAATCAAGTAGTAAATACTGGGATTCCAAAATCTTCGGTTAGCACAGGGGAACCAAATTATAGTGAAACATCAGAG TTACCAACCACTGAGTCAAGTCTTCCTACCAGGGATGTTCCAGGAGACAAAGAGGCAAGGAAAGGGGGAAAAGACAAAGGAGTAGCAATTGGTGCAGGAGTTGGTGGTGCTGTTATTTTTGGGATTATTGTCATAGGGTTGATCATTGTATTTTGCAAGAGAAGAAGGCTACG ggaAAGTACAGAAAAGATAGAAGAACTACATGTAGGAG tTAAGAACCCAGTGTACGAGAAACCTCAAGATGACATACAAATGGAAAGACATGGAGAGAAAGCCACAACTTTTAGTGGAAAAGACAGTCAACCAACTTACATGGAACTTGTTGACAACAGAG GACATGAAAGTTACGGAGCAGTTTACAGTACTGCAGATGAAAATTATGACAACTCATCTGTTTATCAAGGTCTGGACAAGAATACACCTGCAGCACCACCAGTTTACCAGAGTTTACAGAACAACCAGCCTTCCACTAAGAAACCTATGCCTAAACAGAAAATAAGCAATgcagaaaaacctgaaaaacCCAGTGTACCCTCAGACCCTGTGTACAATGTCCTTGAGGAGTCTCACACCAAACAAGGAAATACATCAGAGGCAATATATAATGTACTGGAAGGGCCAGATCCTGGACATGATACTTCAGGGAACATTCAGGACCCTGTTTACAATGTGCTGGATGGGCCTGATGCAGGACAGACATATGAAGCCCCAGATGTTGGTGTTCAACAGGATCCACTGTATAATGTGCTTGAGGTGCCTGAATCCAAACAAGAACATCAGGAACCACTATATAATGTGCTTGAAAGTGCAGATACCGAAAATGCCCCTTCCAGACAGGATGGCTCCTATGATGGTGCAGTCAGTGAGCCCCTGTATAATGTTCTTGATGGGGCAGATTCAAGTGGAGCAAATTCAAGTGGTGCAGAATATGCTGCTCCCAACAGACACCTATCTGCTGATGGTCATGACAACCCAGCCTATGAGCAGACCCTTGAATTTGGTGCACCACATGCATTGGTGCACAGCCCTGGGTCAGAGAGAGAATCTTTGTATGAACCCCTGAAAGGGTCTGATAGACAAGATGTGTATGAGCTCCTTcacaaaaaagggaaatga
- the LOC131781530 gene encoding uncharacterized protein isoform X2, with the protein MVRKTASKQERKTVLRTFSKLSKQETTSYDCSQALGLESGKVSDSQLSALSHLPMFSPLEGRLNNEKAWCTSLNDLFLQIDLLEVRHVSALATQGYKGSFSNYVKTYEIEYSYDGVEWFGYKDDNGKNKTFTGNKDTDSVKYNNFKGSFETRFLRIYPKKYNRRGFKCLRVEVYGCNDNAVCSRFFEWDFFLKSLNLANEGQVNIVSANTYQSCQVVPGSAAYYNYQLENKWLGINPEMFKVEKTQSNLVFKWANTTKKDFLGRIVQVKVTCSYSAPASKPNKTACLVFKTSGKITLDLSTMPKTTPYISPVTTATVFTEPTKSSKMSLVTEPVGGTSDKDARTSGSNSGSRVLIGVAVACAVVFAIILIVLVVFCKRRKLKKSQQGTSSTVQENVYGNSQFEIPVRTKTGKDVKPFSDQENQPTYQDIVQDSEPMYGGTIYSAPEVNRYDNRVYQSLDENVSQTSGYQALKKGHHGTGQPTGQSSAMTEPVYNSLEKPDIAQENVDGSLYNVLERSPAGRSCKVLQEENPLYNVFEGPDPRQDQQEPLYNVLGNGLDTNGRPLEDSANDEYLYNVLERPGPKQNQQEPLYNVLDNGPDTDRGPFENGANNESLYNVLEGPDSDAGPNSSEAEYAAPREPCSPGSRNNPSYEQTLELNLPYEQSKVNNGSVYEALRGANGDDMYQPLTVT; encoded by the exons ATGGTAAGAAAAACCGCAAgtaaacaggaaagaaaaacagtacTCAGAACTTTCTCCAAACTCTCTAAACAAGAGACCACCTCTTACG ACTGCTCACAAGCACTTGGTTTGGAAAGTGGAAAAGTCAGTGATTCCCAACTAAGTGCCTTAAGCCATTTGCCAATGTTTAGTCCTTTGGAAGGAAGACTGAACAATGAGAAGGCCTGGTGCACCTCATTAAATGACCTCTTTTTACAGATTGACTTACTGGAGGTCAGGCATGTCTCAGCACTTGCAACTCAAGGATACAAAGGAAGTTTCTCTAATTATGTTAAAACATATGAGATAGAGTACAGTTATGATGGTGTAGAATGGTTTGGCTACAAAGATGACAATGGTAAAAATAAG ACATTTACTGGAAATAAAGATACAGACAGCGTGAAATACAACAACTTTAAAGGGTCTTTTGAAACAAGATTTCTGAGAATATATCCTAAAAAGTATAACAGGCGTGGTTTCAAATGTCTCAGAGTTGAAGTGTATGGATGTAATGATAATGCTG tttgcTCCCGTTTCTTTGAGTGGGATTTTTTCCTGAAATCCCTCAACCTAGCAAATGAAGGGCAAGTGAATATTGTCTCAGCTAATACCTATCAAAGCTGTCAAGTTGTTCCTGGAAGTGCAGCATACTACAACTATCAACTGGAAAACAAGTGGCTGGGGATAAACCCAGAAATGttcaaagtggaaaaaacacAAAGCAATCTAGTCTTCAAG TGGGCAAATACCACCAAAAAGGACTTCTTGGGAAGAATTGTGCAAGTAAAGGTTACTTGTAGTTATTCAGCTCCTGCATCTAAACCAAATAAAACTGCTTGTCTGGTTTTCAAGACCTCAGGAAAAATCACAT TGGATCTAAGCACTATGCCAAAGACAACACCGTATATTTCTCCAGTGACCACAGCGACTGTTTTTACAGAACCAACAAAATCTTCCAAG ATGTCTTTAGTGACAGAACCTGTGGGAGGCACTAGTGATAAAGATGCAAGAACGAGTGGGAGCAACAGTGGATCCAGAGTTTTGATTGGTGTTGCTGTGGCATGTGCAGTTGTGTTTGCAATTATCCTTATTGTTCTTGTTGTGTTTTGCAAGAGGAGAAAATT GAAAAAAAGTCAGCAAGGAACATCGTCAACAG TGCAGGAAAACGTGTATGGAAATTCACAGTTTGAAATCCCAGTAAGAACAAAAACGGGAAAAGATGTCAAACCTTTCAGTGATCAAGAGAATCAACCAACTTACCAGGACATTGTCCAAGACAGTG AACCAATGTATGGAGGAACGATTTACAGCGCACCTGAAGTAAACCGATATGACAACCGCGTTTACCAAAGCCTGGACGAAAACGTTTCGCAGACATCAGGGTACCAAGCCCTGAAGAAAGGACATCATGGCACAGGGCAACCAACGGGACAATCAAGTGCAATGACAGAGCCTGTCTATAACTCCCTTGAAAAGCCTGATATTGCGCAAGAAAATGTAGATGGCTCCCTGTATAATGTACTTGAAAGGTCCCCTGCAGGTAGGAGCTGTAAGGTGCTCCAAGAGGAAAACCCTTTATATAATGTGTTTGAGGGGCCCGATCCTAGGCAAGACCAACAGGAACCTCTTTATAATGTCCTAGGTAATGGCCTCGATACTAATGGTAGACCCCTCGAAGATAGTGCAAATGATGAATACTTGTATAATGTGCTTGAGAGGCCTGGCCCCAAACAGAACCAACAGGAACCACTCTATAATGTCCTAGATAATGGCCCTGATACTGATCGTGGGCCCTTTGAAAATGGTGCAAATAATGAAAGCCTATATAATGTACTTGAGGGGCCAGATTCAGATGCTGGACCAAATAGTAGTGAGGCAGAGTATGCAGCTCCAAGAGAGCCCTGTTCTCCCGGTAGCCGTAACAACCCATCCTATGAGCAAACTCTGGAGTTAAATTTACCTTATGAACAAAGCAAGGTCAACAACGGGTCAGTGTATGAGGCCCTGAGAGGCGCTAATGGCGATGACATGTACCAGCCTTTAACAGTAACTTAA
- the LOC131781530 gene encoding uncharacterized protein isoform X1 yields MNMGSTQLATCSSTRIVILVLYITTLQPTSSLATLKADGVEKYVITRRGRYDTDVFRVQYKTGFQCPSDVCADTSAFVNNTTPCSCTCNINTQTFLPELGSCGDTASIKKSLFGNCSQALGLESGKVSDSQLSALSHLPMFSPLEGRLNNEKAWCTSLNDLFLQIDLLEVRHVSALATQGYKGSFSNYVKTYEIEYSYDGVEWFGYKDDNGKNKTFTGNKDTDSVKYNNFKGSFETRFLRIYPKKYNRRGFKCLRVEVYGCNDNAVCSRFFEWDFFLKSLNLANEGQVNIVSANTYQSCQVVPGSAAYYNYQLENKWLGINPEMFKVEKTQSNLVFKWANTTKKDFLGRIVQVKVTCSYSAPASKPNKTACLVFKTSGKITLDLSTMPKTTPYISPVTTATVFTEPTKSSKMSLVTEPVGGTSDKDARTSGSNSGSRVLIGVAVACAVVFAIILIVLVVFCKRRKLKKSQQGTSSTVQENVYGNSQFEIPVRTKTGKDVKPFSDQENQPTYQDIVQDSEPMYGGTIYSAPEVNRYDNRVYQSLDENVSQTSGYQALKKGHHGTGQPTGQSSAMTEPVYNSLEKPDIAQENVDGSLYNVLERSPAGRSCKVLQEENPLYNVFEGPDPRQDQQEPLYNVLGNGLDTNGRPLEDSANDEYLYNVLERPGPKQNQQEPLYNVLDNGPDTDRGPFENGANNESLYNVLEGPDSDAGPNSSEAEYAAPREPCSPGSRNNPSYEQTLELNLPYEQSKVNNGSVYEALRGANGDDMYQPLTVT; encoded by the exons ATGAATATGGGTTCGACGCAGCTGGCAACTTGCTCCTCAACAAGAATCGTTATTTTGGTGTTGTATATAACCACACTTCAACCTACTTCATCGCTTGCTACTTTAAAAGCGGATGGTGTTGAGAAGTACGTGATAACGAGAAGGGGAAGATATGATACTGACGTGTTTAGAGTTCAGTACAAAACTGGATTCCAATGCCCTTCAGATGTTTGTGCTGACACTTCGGCTTTTGTAAACAATACCACACCATGTAGCTGTACGTGTAATATCAACACTCAAACCTTTCTCCCGGAATTAGGCAGTTGTGGTGATACAGCAAGTATAAAAAAATCTCTGTTTGGAA ACTGCTCACAAGCACTTGGTTTGGAAAGTGGAAAAGTCAGTGATTCCCAACTAAGTGCCTTAAGCCATTTGCCAATGTTTAGTCCTTTGGAAGGAAGACTGAACAATGAGAAGGCCTGGTGCACCTCATTAAATGACCTCTTTTTACAGATTGACTTACTGGAGGTCAGGCATGTCTCAGCACTTGCAACTCAAGGATACAAAGGAAGTTTCTCTAATTATGTTAAAACATATGAGATAGAGTACAGTTATGATGGTGTAGAATGGTTTGGCTACAAAGATGACAATGGTAAAAATAAG ACATTTACTGGAAATAAAGATACAGACAGCGTGAAATACAACAACTTTAAAGGGTCTTTTGAAACAAGATTTCTGAGAATATATCCTAAAAAGTATAACAGGCGTGGTTTCAAATGTCTCAGAGTTGAAGTGTATGGATGTAATGATAATGCTG tttgcTCCCGTTTCTTTGAGTGGGATTTTTTCCTGAAATCCCTCAACCTAGCAAATGAAGGGCAAGTGAATATTGTCTCAGCTAATACCTATCAAAGCTGTCAAGTTGTTCCTGGAAGTGCAGCATACTACAACTATCAACTGGAAAACAAGTGGCTGGGGATAAACCCAGAAATGttcaaagtggaaaaaacacAAAGCAATCTAGTCTTCAAG TGGGCAAATACCACCAAAAAGGACTTCTTGGGAAGAATTGTGCAAGTAAAGGTTACTTGTAGTTATTCAGCTCCTGCATCTAAACCAAATAAAACTGCTTGTCTGGTTTTCAAGACCTCAGGAAAAATCACAT TGGATCTAAGCACTATGCCAAAGACAACACCGTATATTTCTCCAGTGACCACAGCGACTGTTTTTACAGAACCAACAAAATCTTCCAAG ATGTCTTTAGTGACAGAACCTGTGGGAGGCACTAGTGATAAAGATGCAAGAACGAGTGGGAGCAACAGTGGATCCAGAGTTTTGATTGGTGTTGCTGTGGCATGTGCAGTTGTGTTTGCAATTATCCTTATTGTTCTTGTTGTGTTTTGCAAGAGGAGAAAATT GAAAAAAAGTCAGCAAGGAACATCGTCAACAG TGCAGGAAAACGTGTATGGAAATTCACAGTTTGAAATCCCAGTAAGAACAAAAACGGGAAAAGATGTCAAACCTTTCAGTGATCAAGAGAATCAACCAACTTACCAGGACATTGTCCAAGACAGTG AACCAATGTATGGAGGAACGATTTACAGCGCACCTGAAGTAAACCGATATGACAACCGCGTTTACCAAAGCCTGGACGAAAACGTTTCGCAGACATCAGGGTACCAAGCCCTGAAGAAAGGACATCATGGCACAGGGCAACCAACGGGACAATCAAGTGCAATGACAGAGCCTGTCTATAACTCCCTTGAAAAGCCTGATATTGCGCAAGAAAATGTAGATGGCTCCCTGTATAATGTACTTGAAAGGTCCCCTGCAGGTAGGAGCTGTAAGGTGCTCCAAGAGGAAAACCCTTTATATAATGTGTTTGAGGGGCCCGATCCTAGGCAAGACCAACAGGAACCTCTTTATAATGTCCTAGGTAATGGCCTCGATACTAATGGTAGACCCCTCGAAGATAGTGCAAATGATGAATACTTGTATAATGTGCTTGAGAGGCCTGGCCCCAAACAGAACCAACAGGAACCACTCTATAATGTCCTAGATAATGGCCCTGATACTGATCGTGGGCCCTTTGAAAATGGTGCAAATAATGAAAGCCTATATAATGTACTTGAGGGGCCAGATTCAGATGCTGGACCAAATAGTAGTGAGGCAGAGTATGCAGCTCCAAGAGAGCCCTGTTCTCCCGGTAGCCGTAACAACCCATCCTATGAGCAAACTCTGGAGTTAAATTTACCTTATGAACAAAGCAAGGTCAACAACGGGTCAGTGTATGAGGCCCTGAGAGGCGCTAATGGCGATGACATGTACCAGCCTTTAACAGTAACTTAA